A single region of the Halorussus salinus genome encodes:
- a CDS encoding methionine adenosyltransferase, with protein sequence MTDRNIQVEPIQRPAVEDQEIEIVERKGLGHPDSISDGIAERVSQALANAYLDRVGKVLHYNTDETQLVAGRSNPQFGGGEMIEPIYLLIVGRATKEYGDRTIPTETIALEAARDYLSEHFPELEFGTDIIVDVKLGEGSGDLKEVFGEEGVTVPMANDTSFGVGHAPLTETEQIVLNAERRLNGEFAEDNPALGQDIKIMGKREGDQIDITVAAAMVDRYVEDRADYDDTVESVREFVRDVAHEYTDRDVSVYVNTADGDGDDEESVYLTTTGTSAEMGDDGSVGRGNRSNGLITPNRSMSMEATSGKNPVNHIGKIYNLLGTEIAESVVAEVDGIRDLRIRLLSQIGRPIDQPHVADAEVATEEGVAVADIEDEVAEIIDRELADVTSITQRVIDGELSTF encoded by the coding sequence ATGACTGACCGCAACATTCAGGTCGAACCCATCCAGCGCCCCGCAGTCGAGGACCAAGAGATAGAGATCGTCGAGCGAAAGGGACTCGGCCACCCCGACTCCATCAGCGACGGCATCGCCGAGCGCGTCTCGCAGGCGTTGGCGAACGCCTACCTCGACCGCGTGGGCAAGGTCCTCCACTACAACACCGACGAGACCCAACTCGTCGCCGGGCGCTCGAACCCGCAGTTCGGCGGCGGCGAGATGATCGAACCCATCTACCTCCTCATCGTCGGGCGCGCGACCAAGGAGTACGGCGACCGGACCATCCCGACCGAGACCATCGCGCTCGAAGCGGCCCGCGACTACCTCTCGGAACACTTCCCCGAACTGGAGTTCGGCACCGACATCATCGTAGACGTGAAGTTGGGCGAGGGAAGCGGCGACCTCAAGGAGGTCTTCGGCGAGGAGGGCGTCACCGTCCCGATGGCCAACGACACGAGTTTCGGCGTCGGCCACGCGCCCCTGACCGAGACCGAGCAGATAGTCCTCAACGCCGAGCGACGCCTCAACGGCGAGTTCGCCGAGGACAACCCTGCGCTCGGCCAAGACATCAAAATCATGGGCAAGCGCGAGGGCGACCAGATAGACATCACCGTCGCGGCCGCGATGGTGGACCGCTACGTCGAGGACCGCGCGGACTACGACGACACCGTCGAGTCGGTCCGGGAGTTCGTCCGCGACGTGGCCCACGAGTACACCGACCGCGACGTGAGCGTCTACGTCAACACCGCCGACGGCGACGGCGACGACGAGGAGAGCGTCTATCTCACCACGACCGGCACCAGCGCCGAGATGGGCGACGACGGCTCCGTGGGCCGGGGCAACCGCTCGAACGGCCTCATCACGCCCAACCGCTCGATGTCGATGGAAGCCACGTCGGGCAAGAACCCCGTCAACCACATCGGGAAGATTTACAACCTCCTCGGCACGGAAATCGCCGAGTCGGTCGTCGCCGAGGTCGATGGGATTCGAGACCTCCGGATTCGCCTGCTGTCCCAAATCGGTCGGCCCATCGACCAACCCCACGTCGCCGACGCCGAGGTCGCCACCGAGGAGGGCGTCGCCGTCGCCGACATCGAGGACGAGGTGGCCGAAATCATCGACCGCGAACTGGCAGACGTGACCTCCATCACCCAGCGCGTCATCGACGGCGAACTCTCGACGTTCTGA
- a CDS encoding ABC transporter ATP-binding protein — protein MGKVILDDVTKRYADVTAVDNMNLEIEDGEFVTLVGPSGCGKSTTLETIAGLTIPTSGTITIAERDVTNLPPKDRGIAMVFQNIALFPHMDVYDNISFGLRLRDYPKDEIDRRVDRASDIVQLEGMLERMPDEMSGGQRQRVAIARAIVREPEVFLMDEPLANLDAKLRVHMRTELQRLHKELDTTIIYVTHDQAEAMTMSDRIAIIDGGELQQIDPPLVCYNEPANLFVAGFIGSPSMNFVEGEVTATGLSTPDFNVDFDTTQLSGVTEGDHLTLGVRPEDVYLREKGREIANPTQAIQARTDVLEPMGDEIFVYLLTGDAAEPQLETEGDEAEMPQNQLLMSVDPSSDIESEQDVEVVLDRERVHLFDTETGEAISHSLEFAAAEPSATETEAEGDD, from the coding sequence ATGGGTAAAGTCATTTTGGACGATGTCACGAAACGCTACGCGGACGTAACGGCAGTCGACAACATGAACCTCGAAATCGAGGACGGCGAGTTCGTTACCCTCGTCGGCCCGTCGGGGTGTGGGAAGTCCACCACGCTGGAGACCATCGCGGGGTTGACCATCCCCACGTCCGGCACCATCACCATCGCGGAGCGCGATGTGACGAACCTGCCGCCGAAGGACAGGGGGATAGCGATGGTGTTCCAGAACATCGCGCTGTTTCCCCACATGGACGTGTACGACAACATCAGCTTCGGCCTCCGGTTGCGCGATTACCCGAAAGACGAGATAGACCGCCGGGTCGATCGAGCGTCGGACATCGTGCAGTTGGAAGGAATGTTAGAGCGGATGCCCGACGAGATGTCGGGCGGTCAACGCCAGCGCGTCGCTATCGCTCGCGCAATCGTGCGGGAACCGGAAGTGTTCCTGATGGACGAACCGCTGGCAAATCTGGACGCGAAACTGCGCGTCCACATGCGGACGGAACTCCAGCGCCTCCACAAAGAACTGGACACCACCATCATCTACGTGACCCACGACCAAGCCGAGGCGATGACGATGTCCGACCGCATCGCCATCATCGACGGCGGCGAACTCCAACAGATCGACCCGCCGCTGGTCTGTTACAACGAACCGGCGAACCTCTTCGTCGCCGGGTTCATCGGCTCGCCCTCGATGAACTTCGTCGAGGGCGAAGTCACCGCGACGGGCCTCTCGACGCCCGATTTTAACGTGGACTTCGACACCACGCAACTCTCGGGCGTCACCGAGGGCGACCACCTGACGCTCGGCGTCCGGCCCGAAGACGTGTATCTCCGCGAGAAGGGTCGGGAGATCGCCAACCCGACTCAGGCGATTCAGGCCCGGACCGACGTGTTGGAGCCGATGGGCGACGAGATATTCGTCTACCTGCTGACCGGCGACGCCGCGGAACCGCAGTTGGAGACCGAGGGCGACGAGGCCGAGATGCCACAGAACCAACTGCTGATGAGCGTCGACCCCTCGTCGGACATCGAGAGCGAACAGGACGTGGAGGTCGTCCTCGACCGCGAGCGCGTCCACCTCTTCGACACCGAGACCGGCGAAGCCATCAGCCACAGCCTCGAATTCGCGGCGGCCGAACCGAGCGCGACCGAGACAGAAGCGGAGGGCGACGACTGA
- a CDS encoding PLP-dependent cysteine synthase family protein, producing MKDSILDAVGSPLVRVSSPEGATVAAKVEGFNPGGSAKDRPAREMIAAAERAGEISPGDRLVEPTSGNTGIGLAVAAAARGYDLTIVMPASKSPERRKLLKAYGADLELVDGEMESARERADRLAEQDGVVQMGQFENPANAQAHYRTTAEEILEQVEGREIDALVAGVGTGGTITGTASRLREEFPEMEVVAVEPERNAVLSTGESGDDDYQGMGPGFVSDLLDTDLLDSVETVALADAEEEARRLAREEGILVGQSSGAASVAARRVADRLAEPQLNCPEAPDELADLLGEDGEVQASSGLRSDGGALDGYDDCPLVVTVFPDSGERYLSTGMFD from the coding sequence ATGAAAGACTCTATCCTCGATGCGGTGGGGTCGCCGCTCGTGAGGGTATCGTCGCCGGAGGGCGCGACCGTCGCGGCCAAAGTCGAGGGGTTCAACCCCGGCGGGTCCGCGAAGGACCGACCCGCCCGCGAGATGATCGCGGCCGCCGAGCGCGCCGGAGAGATTTCGCCGGGCGACCGCCTCGTGGAACCGACCAGCGGGAACACCGGCATCGGCCTCGCTGTCGCGGCCGCGGCGCGGGGCTACGACCTGACCATCGTGATGCCCGCCTCGAAGTCGCCCGAGCGTCGGAAACTGCTGAAGGCCTACGGCGCGGACCTCGAACTCGTGGACGGCGAGATGGAGAGCGCCCGCGAGCGTGCCGACCGCTTGGCAGAACAGGACGGCGTCGTCCAGATGGGCCAGTTCGAGAACCCCGCGAACGCCCAAGCCCACTACCGAACCACGGCCGAGGAGATACTCGAACAGGTCGAGGGCCGCGAGATAGACGCCCTCGTGGCAGGCGTGGGCACCGGCGGCACCATCACCGGCACCGCCTCGCGCCTGCGCGAGGAGTTCCCCGAGATGGAGGTCGTCGCGGTCGAACCCGAGCGCAACGCGGTGCTTTCGACCGGCGAGTCCGGCGACGACGACTATCAGGGGATGGGACCGGGGTTCGTCAGCGACCTGCTGGACACCGACCTGCTGGATTCGGTCGAGACGGTCGCGCTGGCGGACGCCGAGGAGGAAGCCCGCCGACTCGCCCGCGAGGAGGGTATCCTCGTCGGCCAGTCGTCGGGCGCGGCGTCGGTCGCGGCCCGCCGGGTCGCCGACCGCCTCGCCGAACCGCAACTGAACTGCCCGGAGGCTCCCGACGAACTCGCGGACCTGTTGGGCGAGGACGGCGAGGTGCAAGCGTCGTCCGGACTCCGGTCCGACGGCGGTGCGCTCGACGGCTACGACGACTGCCCGCTGGTCGTGACGGTGTTCCCCGACAGCGGCGAGCGGTACCTCTCGACGGGGATGTTCGACTGA
- the cyaB gene encoding class IV adenylate cyclase codes for MYEVEVKVPADHAAVRERLDALGADPVNAVEQEDTYYDAPHREFAETDEALRVRRETVHSVGEASDEATEDADEFAELTYKGPLVEAESKTRREIETEVAEVEVTGDLLGALGFDPAATVRKERERFALDGYTVTLDAVVGLGEFVEVETEVADEESVEAARDEAFEVLRKLGLDPDDQIRTSYLGLLLEQESEA; via the coding sequence ATGTACGAAGTCGAAGTCAAGGTCCCGGCCGACCACGCGGCCGTCCGGGAACGCCTCGACGCGCTCGGGGCCGACCCGGTGAACGCCGTCGAACAGGAAGACACCTACTACGACGCGCCCCACCGCGAGTTCGCCGAGACCGACGAGGCGTTGCGAGTCCGCCGGGAGACGGTCCACAGCGTCGGCGAAGCGAGCGACGAGGCCACCGAAGACGCCGACGAGTTCGCGGAACTCACCTACAAGGGACCGCTCGTGGAGGCCGAGTCGAAGACGCGCCGGGAAATCGAGACCGAGGTGGCGGAGGTCGAGGTCACGGGCGACCTCCTCGGGGCGCTCGGGTTCGACCCCGCCGCCACGGTCCGCAAGGAGCGCGAGCGGTTCGCGCTCGACGGCTACACCGTCACCCTCGACGCGGTGGTGGGGTTGGGCGAGTTCGTGGAAGTCGAGACCGAGGTCGCCGACGAGGAGTCCGTCGAAGCGGCCCGCGACGAGGCGTTCGAGGTGTTGCGGAAACTGGGACTGGACCCCGACGACCAGATTCGGACCTCGTATCTGGGGCTGTTGCTGGAACAGGAGTCGGAAGCGTAG
- a CDS encoding tRNA sulfurtransferase, with the protein MRQPGADTVLVRHADVGVKSGKVQAEMERRLRDNIEAIVRDRGIDAEVERRWSRIFLHADSDDIDAAADAAADTFGVRSASPAAIVPPEKGPIVDALARSADANADAVGDTFAVRARRAGTAEAHPFTSEDLEREGGAAVFDALDDPEVDLTDPDTTFSVECRKDEAFVYTDERPGPGGLPLGSQAKVVALVSGGIDSPVAAWEMMKRGAPIVPVYLELGDYGGQDHEARAMETVRRLADFAPNFDMNVRKVPAGDVMDLLAEEVGPARMLVYRRFMYRVAEHVARETNSSGIVTGEAIGQKSSQTARNLGATSQAADLPIHRPLLTMDKSEITERARDIGTFRDSTIPAGCNRIAPDYPETNATLEIVENAEPDDLFERAENAARNATIVDL; encoded by the coding sequence ATGCGACAACCGGGAGCCGACACCGTCCTCGTGCGCCACGCGGACGTGGGCGTCAAGAGCGGGAAGGTCCAAGCCGAGATGGAGCGACGGCTCCGGGACAACATCGAAGCCATCGTCCGCGACCGGGGTATCGACGCCGAGGTCGAGCGCCGCTGGTCGCGCATCTTCCTCCACGCCGACTCGGACGACATCGACGCCGCGGCCGACGCCGCGGCCGACACCTTCGGCGTGCGGTCGGCGAGTCCGGCGGCCATCGTCCCGCCGGAGAAGGGACCCATCGTGGACGCGCTGGCCCGGAGCGCCGACGCGAACGCCGACGCGGTGGGCGACACCTTCGCGGTCCGCGCCCGGCGCGCGGGCACCGCCGAGGCCCACCCCTTCACGAGCGAGGACCTCGAACGCGAGGGCGGCGCGGCCGTCTTCGACGCGCTGGACGACCCCGAGGTGGACCTGACTGACCCGGACACGACCTTCTCGGTGGAGTGCCGGAAAGACGAGGCGTTCGTCTACACCGACGAGCGCCCCGGTCCCGGCGGGCTTCCGCTCGGAAGCCAAGCGAAAGTCGTCGCGTTGGTCAGCGGCGGCATCGACTCGCCGGTCGCGGCGTGGGAGATGATGAAGCGCGGGGCACCCATTGTCCCGGTCTACCTCGAACTGGGCGACTACGGCGGCCAAGACCACGAGGCCCGCGCGATGGAGACCGTCCGGCGACTCGCCGATTTCGCGCCGAACTTCGACATGAACGTCCGAAAGGTGCCCGCGGGCGACGTGATGGACCTGCTGGCCGAGGAGGTCGGCCCGGCCAGAATGTTGGTCTACCGCCGGTTCATGTACCGGGTCGCCGAACACGTCGCCCGCGAGACGAACTCCTCGGGCATCGTGACGGGTGAGGCCATCGGCCAGAAATCCTCCCAGACCGCCCGGAACCTCGGCGCGACGAGTCAGGCCGCCGACCTCCCGATTCACCGACCTCTCCTGACGATGGATAAATCCGAAATCACCGAGCGCGCCCGCGACATCGGCACGTTCCGCGATTCGACGATTCCGGCGGGCTGTAACCGCATCGCGCCGGACTACCCCGAGACGAACGCGACGCTCGAAATCGTGGAGAACGCGGAACCGGACGACCTCTTCGAGCGGGCCGAGAACGCCGCCCGGAACGCGACCATCGTGGACCTCTGA
- a CDS encoding Gfo/Idh/MocA family protein produces MSATNEPVRVGFVGLGNIGHYHADRLVDLDGVDIVGGVDINPDARARFAEKYGVESYESYEDLYSAAVDAVVVTTPNKFHEEYAVAALRSGLDVLLEKPLAHSLESAERIAEAANNAEGFCMVGFHNRFRNPVEVVKAYQEEGRFGRTRHVEANFIRRRGIPGRGSWFTNSEIAGGGALIDIGVHAIDLSLHFHDFPTVEEVSGTIRSQFGSRDDYAYLEMWGEDAQSGEFSVDDSVSAFIRCEGGKTIALEVAWAANRSPNEEYIVRGTEAGATFDKGDDSLTLHETGRQGTDHFSDSEIQTRHEDAHKAEQRIFFEAVRDGVAPTMNTVEQALEVQRVIDAIYRSHEEGRAIQLG; encoded by the coding sequence ATGTCTGCTACGAATGAGCCGGTTCGCGTCGGATTCGTCGGCCTCGGAAACATCGGTCACTACCACGCCGACCGCCTCGTGGACTTGGACGGCGTCGATATCGTGGGCGGCGTCGATATCAATCCCGACGCGCGAGCGCGCTTCGCCGAGAAGTACGGCGTCGAATCGTACGAGAGCTACGAGGACCTCTACAGCGCCGCGGTGGACGCGGTCGTCGTCACCACGCCGAACAAGTTCCACGAGGAGTACGCGGTCGCGGCCCTCCGGAGCGGCCTCGACGTACTCCTCGAAAAACCGCTCGCCCACTCGCTGGAGAGCGCCGAGCGCATCGCCGAGGCGGCAAACAACGCCGAGGGCTTCTGCATGGTCGGGTTCCACAACCGCTTCCGGAACCCGGTCGAGGTCGTGAAAGCCTACCAAGAGGAGGGCCGGTTCGGTCGGACCCGCCACGTCGAGGCGAACTTCATCCGACGACGCGGCATCCCCGGCCGCGGGTCGTGGTTCACCAACAGCGAAATCGCGGGCGGCGGCGCGCTCATCGACATCGGCGTCCACGCCATCGACCTCTCGCTACACTTCCACGACTTCCCGACGGTCGAGGAGGTCTCGGGCACGATTCGCTCGCAGTTCGGGTCGCGCGACGACTACGCCTACCTCGAAATGTGGGGCGAGGACGCCCAGTCGGGCGAGTTCTCGGTGGACGACTCGGTGAGCGCGTTCATCCGCTGTGAGGGCGGCAAGACCATCGCGCTGGAGGTCGCGTGGGCCGCCAACCGCTCGCCCAACGAGGAGTACATCGTCCGCGGGACGGAAGCGGGCGCGACCTTCGACAAGGGCGACGACAGCCTCACGCTCCACGAGACGGGGCGACAGGGCACCGACCACTTCTCGGATTCGGAGATTCAGACCCGCCACGAGGACGCCCACAAGGCCGAACAGCGCATCTTCTTCGAGGCGGTCCGCGACGGCGTGGCCCCGACGATGAACACTGTCGAGCAGGCGCTGGAAGTCCAGCGCGTCATCGACGCCATCTACCGCTCCCACGAGGAGGGGCGCGCGATTCAGCTCGGATAG
- a CDS encoding thioredoxin family protein — METTEPNPTWDAAAHSEVVDAIEAGVGEVTYRVWGADWCGDCRAALPDFFAALEAAGVPDEEVEVYEVDRDKEGPNVEAYDVSLIPTVVVERDDEEVARFEESEDRPAAEYVAERLLDGDVMA, encoded by the coding sequence ATGGAGACGACCGAACCGAACCCGACGTGGGACGCCGCGGCGCACAGCGAAGTCGTAGACGCCATCGAGGCTGGCGTCGGCGAAGTCACCTACCGCGTCTGGGGTGCCGACTGGTGTGGCGACTGCCGGGCCGCACTCCCCGACTTCTTCGCGGCGCTGGAGGCCGCGGGCGTCCCAGACGAGGAGGTCGAGGTTTACGAAGTCGACCGCGACAAGGAAGGACCGAACGTCGAAGCCTACGACGTGTCGCTCATCCCGACCGTAGTGGTCGAGCGCGACGACGAGGAGGTCGCCCGATTCGAGGAGTCCGAGGACCGCCCGGCCGCGGAGTACGTCGCCGAGAGGCTCCTCGACGGCGACGTGATGGCCTGA
- a CDS encoding DUF5804 family protein — MTRVCLVGSDGVDLRTELVTRETAREALATYDLREEYRNSLALETISLGSAVSLLNDLNWYLVRFTDDALVLEPSVSETEWLSRDLAEAVRDGITDPDATDEYLKVYGLTAEGDLVEPMYLTRQDGALPDYDLRDVDDTVVVRVTEAEFGD; from the coding sequence GTGACTCGGGTCTGTCTCGTCGGGTCCGACGGCGTGGACCTCCGCACCGAACTCGTCACGCGGGAGACCGCCCGCGAGGCGTTGGCGACCTACGACCTCCGCGAGGAGTACCGCAACTCGCTGGCGCTCGAAACCATCAGCCTCGGGTCGGCGGTCTCGCTACTGAACGACCTCAACTGGTATCTCGTCCGGTTCACCGACGACGCGCTGGTCCTCGAACCGAGCGTCAGCGAGACCGAGTGGCTCTCTCGGGACCTCGCGGAGGCGGTCCGCGACGGTATCACCGACCCCGACGCGACCGACGAGTATCTGAAGGTGTACGGTCTGACCGCCGAGGGCGACCTCGTGGAACCGATGTACCTGACCCGCCAAGACGGCGCGTTGCCCGACTACGACCTCCGCGACGTGGACGATACCGTAGTCGTGCGGGTGACGGAAGCCGAGTTCGGCGACTGA
- a CDS encoding DUF7344 domain-containing protein — MDSTMSPGDCERYQDLLYSTLAHPHRRIVLRYLVRHPGPVPVSDLATEIELVEEGPPTGSASAGRGVSASLLGLYHVHVPKLVDAELVEFDPAESSVTLSTWAESVPLDSTVSHGLLGLPNSSRAESD; from the coding sequence ATGGATTCGACGATGAGTCCCGGCGACTGCGAACGGTACCAAGACCTCCTGTACAGCACGCTCGCCCATCCTCACCGACGAATCGTCCTCCGGTATCTGGTTCGCCACCCCGGACCGGTCCCGGTCTCGGACCTCGCCACCGAAATCGAGTTGGTCGAGGAGGGTCCGCCAACCGGGAGCGCGTCGGCCGGGAGGGGAGTTTCCGCCTCGCTCCTCGGTCTGTACCACGTCCACGTGCCGAAACTGGTCGACGCCGAACTGGTCGAGTTCGACCCCGCGGAGAGTAGCGTGACGCTCTCGACGTGGGCCGAGAGCGTCCCGCTCGACTCCACGGTGAGTCACGGACTCCTCGGACTCCCGAACTCCTCGCGGGCCGAGTCGGACTAA
- a CDS encoding helix-turn-helix domain-containing protein, translating to MSIIAEFVIDADEFLLGGLIDEYPDLSVELERVIPAEERVVPYVWGHGDDLPAFEAGLERDPHVESFVVLDRLPESALYKIEWEEPAERLVVGITETDATILEAHGDDEWTFRIRFDDRAGLVAFNAHCLDHGITYRLSRVFALAERSKSPELYGLTEVQYETLAEATRRGYFKIPREVALAELAAEFDVSEQAVSERIRRANDRILEQVLVHQSHETATRD from the coding sequence ATGAGTATCATCGCGGAGTTCGTCATCGACGCCGACGAGTTCCTACTCGGGGGACTCATAGACGAGTATCCGGACCTCTCGGTCGAACTCGAACGCGTCATCCCCGCCGAGGAGCGCGTCGTGCCGTACGTCTGGGGCCACGGCGACGACTTACCCGCGTTCGAAGCCGGTCTCGAACGCGACCCACACGTCGAGTCGTTCGTAGTCCTCGACCGACTCCCGGAGAGCGCGCTGTACAAAATCGAGTGGGAGGAGCCAGCCGAACGACTCGTCGTCGGCATCACCGAGACCGACGCCACCATCCTCGAAGCCCACGGCGACGACGAGTGGACGTTCCGGATTCGATTCGACGACCGCGCCGGTCTCGTGGCGTTCAACGCCCACTGTCTCGACCACGGCATCACCTATCGTCTGAGTCGCGTCTTCGCCCTCGCGGAACGGTCCAAGTCGCCGGAGTTGTACGGACTGACCGAGGTACAGTACGAAACGCTGGCCGAAGCCACGCGTCGGGGCTACTTCAAAATCCCGCGCGAGGTCGCCCTCGCCGAACTCGCGGCGGAGTTCGACGTGTCCGAACAGGCCGTCTCCGAACGCATCCGGCGGGCGAACGACCGGATTCTCGAACAGGTCCTCGTCCACCAGTCGCACGAGACCGCCACGAGAGATTAA
- a CDS encoding CHRD domain-containing protein, with protein MPRVTRRGLLAAFGSSALGPALRANRLADSGPETFGAWLTGANEVPPVETAAFGVAGFRLAGDESGIDYWLAVAGIENAEEAHIHKGPPDLNGNVVAYLFGPVREPVDETGLLASGRLADDDAIWPLTDVEGMADEMRDENVYVNVHTTADPSGEIRGQIRPLGG; from the coding sequence ATGCCAAGAGTTACCAGACGGGGGCTCCTCGCCGCCTTCGGAAGCAGTGCGCTCGGACCCGCCCTTCGAGCGAACCGACTCGCCGACTCCGGACCCGAGACGTTCGGCGCGTGGCTGACCGGCGCGAACGAGGTCCCGCCGGTCGAGACAGCGGCGTTCGGGGTCGCGGGCTTCAGACTGGCGGGCGACGAATCCGGCATCGACTACTGGCTTGCCGTCGCCGGAATCGAAAACGCCGAGGAGGCCCACATCCACAAGGGGCCGCCGGACCTGAACGGCAACGTCGTGGCGTACCTGTTCGGGCCGGTGCGGGAACCGGTAGACGAGACCGGCCTGCTGGCGTCCGGCAGACTGGCCGACGACGACGCGATTTGGCCGCTGACCGACGTGGAGGGGATGGCCGACGAGATGCGCGACGAGAACGTCTACGTCAACGTCCACACGACCGCCGATCCGTCGGGGGAGATTCGAGGACAGATACGACCGCTCGGCGGATGA
- a CDS encoding DUF5788 family protein — protein MNESDRKQLLDRIRRPSATVGAQMPEELTIQETTVDLQEFVFECKNLDAIPEAERDRIEETKRKLRRERLGRKQQIVRNEVSYEEGERLVESIIGIDRALTALEGLDAPDIGEQMRRKKLEDARELFSLVRQLR, from the coding sequence ATGAACGAGAGCGACAGAAAACAACTCCTCGACAGGATTCGTCGCCCCTCGGCGACGGTCGGGGCGCAGATGCCCGAAGAACTCACGATTCAGGAGACGACGGTCGATTTACAGGAGTTCGTCTTCGAGTGTAAAAACTTAGACGCGATTCCCGAAGCCGAGCGGGACCGCATCGAGGAGACGAAGCGCAAACTCCGCCGGGAACGGCTCGGGCGGAAACAGCAGATCGTCCGGAACGAAGTCTCGTACGAGGAGGGCGAACGACTCGTCGAGAGCATCATCGGAATCGACCGCGCGCTCACCGCGCTGGAGGGACTCGACGCCCCCGATATCGGCGAGCAGATGCGACGGAAAAAGCTCGAAGACGCGAGGGAACTCTTCTCGCTGGTCAGGCAGTTGCGGTAG
- a CDS encoding carbohydrate ABC transporter permease has protein sequence MATETDSSKGAFSRWADSAIQNPGKVYRAMFYVAMIFFLFTTLFPFYWLLVLALTPNEAITSFGFPPVPHGFNPGAFVEVFTTVPFHLYMFNSFVLGIATTAIVLVLASLAGYVFGRLDFPGKGALMLLILAVSYFPPAAFIIPLFRLFTGNISLLGVSSPNLFNTPFSMILPFSALFMPLSIFILSTFYGQIPDGLEDAARIEGTTRLGALFRVIMPLSAPGVATAGVLTFISVYNEFFFSFLMTSGEAQSWAPIVWGILSYQGQYTQLYNLMAAASIVGVLPVAILVVVAQEKIVSGLTAGALKE, from the coding sequence ATGGCTACGGAAACAGATTCCAGCAAAGGTGCGTTCTCGCGGTGGGCAGACTCGGCGATACAGAATCCGGGGAAGGTGTATCGGGCGATGTTCTACGTCGCCATGATATTCTTCCTGTTCACCACCTTGTTCCCGTTCTACTGGCTACTGGTGCTGGCTCTCACGCCGAACGAGGCTATCACTAGCTTCGGCTTCCCGCCGGTTCCCCACGGGTTCAACCCCGGCGCGTTCGTGGAGGTGTTCACGACGGTCCCGTTCCACCTCTACATGTTCAACAGCTTCGTCCTCGGCATCGCCACGACCGCTATCGTGTTGGTACTGGCGAGTCTGGCGGGCTACGTGTTCGGACGGCTCGACTTTCCGGGGAAGGGCGCGCTGATGTTGCTGATACTGGCGGTGTCGTACTTCCCGCCAGCGGCGTTCATCATCCCGCTGTTCCGACTGTTCACCGGCAACATCTCGCTGTTGGGCGTGTCGAGTCCGAACCTGTTCAACACCCCCTTCTCCATGATACTGCCGTTCAGCGCGCTGTTCATGCCGCTGTCGATATTCATCCTCTCGACGTTCTACGGCCAGATTCCGGACGGGCTGGAGGACGCCGCGCGCATCGAGGGGACGACGCGGCTCGGGGCGCTGTTCCGGGTCATCATGCCCTTGTCGGCTCCGGGAGTCGCCACCGCGGGCGTGTTGACGTTCATCTCGGTGTACAACGAGTTCTTCTTCTCGTTCCTGATGACCTCGGGCGAGGCCCAGAGCTGGGCACCCATCGTCTGGGGCATCCTGAGCTATCAGGGCCAGTACACGCAGTTGTACAATCTCATGGCGGCCGCGAGCATCGTCGGGGTCCTACCCGTTGCCATCCTCGTCGTCGTCGCGCAGGAGAAAATCGTCAGCGGACTCACCGCAGGAGCGCTCAAGGAGTGA